Part of the Crossiella cryophila genome, CGGATTGATCTAGGGAGCAGCGCATGCCGACCATCCTGGTGATCTCCGGAAGTCCGTCCGCCAGCTCGAAAACCGCGGCCCTGGTGGAACAGCTCGCTGACCGGCTGGGCGGGCAGGACCACCGGGTGCGCACCATCGCGGTGCGCTCCCTGCCCGCCGAGGCGCTGCTGGCCGCCGACGCGACCAACCCGCGGATCGCCGAGGTGGTGCGGGCCATCGCCGAGGCGGACGGCCTGGTGGTCGCCTCCCCGGTGTACAAGGCCGCCTACACCGGCGTGCTCAAGGCACTGCTGGACCTGT contains:
- the ssuE gene encoding NADPH-dependent FMN reductase; protein product: MPTILVISGSPSASSKTAALVEQLADRLGGQDHRVRTIAVRSLPAEALLAADATNPRIAEVVRAIAEADGLVVASPVYKAAYTGVLKALLDLLPQFAFAGKVVLPLLTGGSPAHVLALDYALRPVLNSLGAHHIVQGYFVLDKLIERTESGIALAEEAERNLLSIVDTFSTAVHRRRGELLAAS